One Halolamina litorea genomic window carries:
- a CDS encoding class I SAM-dependent methyltransferase has translation MTDADHVDRIRADYGRWARFYDWFARATTSVGGVRAACIDALDLDVGDTVVEFGCGPGPNLPALRDAVGPSGHVVGVDVTRRMLDRARALVARRGWENVSLVQGDAATPPIGGADAVLSTFVTSLFPDPAAVVRGWCGLADRVVLASFAPRGSRPANAALWAFTRLSTELFDADGVDALAQLDRRTAAARAGLDASMDRVGSETYVFGTVTVAAGHRA, from the coding sequence ATGACCGACGCCGACCACGTCGACCGGATCCGGGCGGACTACGGGCGCTGGGCGCGGTTCTACGACTGGTTCGCGCGGGCGACAACGAGTGTCGGCGGCGTCCGGGCGGCCTGTATCGACGCGCTCGACCTCGATGTTGGCGACACGGTGGTGGAGTTCGGCTGCGGCCCGGGACCGAACCTCCCGGCGCTCCGTGACGCCGTGGGGCCCTCGGGCCACGTTGTCGGTGTCGACGTGACGCGGCGGATGCTCGACCGCGCACGGGCGCTCGTCGCCCGCCGGGGCTGGGAGAACGTCTCGCTCGTGCAGGGCGACGCGGCGACGCCGCCGATCGGTGGCGCCGACGCGGTGCTGTCGACGTTCGTCACGTCGCTCTTTCCCGATCCGGCGGCGGTGGTTCGGGGCTGGTGCGGGCTGGCGGATCGCGTCGTCCTCGCCAGCTTCGCGCCGCGGGGGAGCCGCCCGGCGAACGCGGCGTTGTGGGCGTTCACGCGGCTGAGCACCGAACTGTTCGACGCCGACGGCGTCGACGCCCTCGCGCAGTTGGACCGTCGGACGGCGGCCGCCCGGGCGGGGTTGGACGCGTCGATGGACCGTGTCGGGAGCGAGACGTACGTGTTCGGCACCGTTACGGTTGCGGCCGGGCACAGGGCGTAG
- a CDS encoding acyl-CoA dehydrogenase family protein: MHTQSESALTDEQRAIRDAVEEFALEELRPEAQELDAEETFPEDAWDDLAELDLTRLTVPAEYGGFDADNATYAAVNEALAYGHLAVATALSVHCLATSCIAEFGSDDVKDEWLSEMVDGRPVGAFCLSEPGAGSNPAQMTTTAEKTEDGYRISGEKQWITNGQRAGVYIVFAKTDPDDRGSITQFLVPADYDGVKVGKKEHKLGLRASDTTGMTFDGVEIPEKYRLTPEGDGLSAAFKILTGGRLAIASQAVGVAQAALDEAIAYAGEREQFGNPIGDIGAIRQKMADMATQVEASRLLCRETARQADAGEDSRVIASMAKYFASEAAVDVTNEAVQIHGGYGYMSEFDVERFYRDAKITTIYEGTSEIQKTIIARDLLD, from the coding sequence ATGCACACCCAAAGCGAGTCGGCGCTGACCGACGAGCAGCGCGCCATCCGGGACGCCGTCGAGGAGTTCGCCCTCGAGGAACTCCGCCCGGAAGCGCAGGAACTCGACGCCGAGGAGACGTTCCCGGAGGACGCGTGGGACGACCTCGCGGAACTGGACCTCACCAGGCTCACCGTCCCCGCGGAGTACGGCGGCTTCGACGCCGACAACGCCACCTACGCGGCCGTGAACGAGGCGCTCGCCTACGGCCACCTCGCGGTGGCGACGGCGCTCTCGGTCCACTGTCTGGCGACCTCCTGTATCGCGGAGTTCGGCAGCGACGACGTGAAAGACGAGTGGCTGTCGGAGATGGTCGACGGCCGCCCCGTCGGCGCGTTCTGTCTCTCCGAACCCGGCGCCGGCTCGAACCCCGCCCAGATGACGACGACCGCGGAGAAGACCGAGGACGGCTACCGCATCTCCGGGGAGAAACAGTGGATCACCAACGGCCAGCGCGCCGGCGTCTACATCGTCTTCGCCAAGACCGACCCCGATGACCGGGGCTCGATCACCCAGTTCCTCGTGCCCGCCGACTACGACGGCGTGAAGGTCGGGAAGAAGGAGCACAAACTCGGCCTCAGAGCGAGCGACACGACCGGGATGACGTTCGACGGCGTCGAGATCCCCGAGAAGTACCGCCTCACCCCCGAAGGCGACGGCCTCTCGGCGGCGTTCAAGATCCTCACCGGCGGTCGACTGGCTATCGCCTCGCAGGCCGTCGGCGTCGCACAGGCCGCACTCGACGAGGCCATCGCCTACGCCGGCGAACGCGAGCAGTTCGGCAACCCGATCGGCGACATCGGCGCCATCCGGCAGAAGATGGCCGACATGGCGACGCAGGTCGAGGCATCGCGGCTGCTCTGCCGGGAGACCGCCCGACAGGCCGACGCCGGCGAGGACTCCCGCGTCATCGCGTCGATGGCGAAGTACTTCGCCAGCGAGGCCGCCGTCGACGTGACCAACGAGGCGGTCCAGATCCACGGCGGCTACGGCTACATGTCCGAGTTCGACGTGGAGCGGTTCTACCGCGACGCGAAGATCACGACGATCTACGAGGGGACCAGCGAGATCCAGAAGACGATCATCGCGCGGGACCTGTTGGACTGA